From the genome of Malus sylvestris chromosome 6, drMalSylv7.2, whole genome shotgun sequence, one region includes:
- the LOC126625983 gene encoding serine/threonine-protein phosphatase 2A 65 kDa regulatory subunit A beta isoform-like: MAMVDETLYPIAVLIDELKNEDIKLRLNSIRRISTIARALGEERTRKELIPFLSENNDDDDEVLLAMAEELGVFIPYVGGVDHANVLLPPLETLCTVEETCVRDKAVDSLCKIGGQMREKDLVEYFIPLVKRLAAGEWFTARVSSCGLFHIAYPSAPETLKTELRTTYSQLCQDDMPMVRRSAATNLGKFAGTVEDVHLKADIMSIFEDLTQDDQDSVRLLAVEGCAALGKLLEPQECVAHILPVIVNFSQDKSWRVRYMVANQLYELCEAVGPEATRSDLVPAYVRLLRDNEAEVRIAAAGKVTKFCRILNPELAIQQILPFVKDLSTDSSQHVRSALASVIMGMAPVLGKDATIEQLLPIFLSLLKDEFPDVRLNIISKLDQVNQVIGIDLLSQSLLPAIVELAEDRHWRVRLAIIEYIPLLASQLGVGFFDDKLGSLCMQWLNDKVYSIRDAAANNVKRLAEEFGPEWAMQHIVPQVLEMISNPHYLYRMTILHAISLLAPVLGSEITCSKLLPVVVTASKDRVPNIKFNVAKVLQSIIPIVDQSVVEKTIRPCLVELSEDPDVDVRSFASQALQSSEQVMMTS, from the exons ATGGCTATGGTTGATGAAACCTTGTACCCGATCGCGGTTTTAATCGATGAGCTGAAGAACGAAGACATTAAGCTCCGTTTGAACTCAATCCGGAGGATTTCCACGATTGCCCGTGCACTCGGAGAAGAGAGGACCAGGAAGGAACTGATTCCTTTCCTCAGCGAGAACAACGATGACGATGATGAAGTGCTGCTGGCAATGGCGGAAGAGTTGGGGGTGTTTATCCCCTATGTGGGTGGTGTGGATCATGCCAACGTTCTGCTCCCGCCTTTGGAAACGCTCTGCACTGTTGAGGAAACATGTGTGAGGGACAAAGCGGTGGATTCGTTGTGTAAAATTGGCGGGCAGATGAGAGAAAAGGACTTGGTTGAATATTTCATTCCTTTGGTTAAG AGACTTGCTGCCGGAGAATGGTTTACAGCCCGAGTTTCATCCTGCGGTTTGTTTCATATTGCTTATCCTAGTGCCCCAGAAACTTTAAAAACGGAACTACGGACGACATACAGTCAACTGTGCCAAGATGACATGCCCATGGTTAGGAGATCTGCTGCAACTAACCTGGGAAAATTTGCTGGGACTGTAGAAGACGTGCACCTCAAGGCTGACATAATGTCTATATTTGAGGATTTGACACAGGATG ATCAGGATTCTGTTCGGTTATTGGCTGTTGAGGGTTGTGCAGCTCTTGGGAAGTTGTTGGAACCTCAAGAATGTGTGGCCCATATTCTTCCTGTCATTGTTAACTTTTCACAG GATAAGTCTTGGCGTGTTCGGTACATGGTTGCGAATCAATTATATGAGCTGTGTGAAGCTGTTGGTCCAGAAGCTACAAG GTCGGACCTGGTGCCTGCATATGTTCGGCTTCTTCGGGATAATGAGGCTGAAGTACGAATAGCTGCTGCAGGAAAAGTAACTAAGTTTTGCCGAATTTTGAATCCAGAACTTGCCATTCAGCAGATCCTTCCTTTTGTAAAG GACTTGTCAACAGATTCTTCCCAGCACGTTCGTTCTGCATTGGCATCAGTAATAATGGGAATGGCACCAGTTTTAGGAAAG GATGCAACCATAGAGCAGCTGCTGcctatttttctctctcttctaaaAGACGAGTTCCCTGATGTGCGATTGAATATTATCAGCAAGCTTGATCAAGTCAACCAG GTGATTGGGATTGATCTGCTGTCCCAGTCTTTGTTGCCGGCAATTGTTGAACTTGCAGAGGATAGACATTGGAGGGTTCGGCTTGCGATAATAGAATATATTCCTTTATTGGCAAGTCAGTTGGGTGTCGGGTTTTTTGATGATAAGCTTGGGTCTCTTTGCATGCAGTGGTTAAATGATAAG GTTTACTCAATACGTGATGCAGCTGCTAATAATGTGAAGCGCCTTGCAGAAGAATTTGGCCCTGAATGGGCAATGCAGCATATAGTCCCACAG GTTTTGGAAATGATTAGCAACCCCCACTATTTGTATCGGATGACAATTCTACATGCAATTTCCCTACTTGCCCCTGTTTTGGGATCAGAAATCACTTGTTCCAAGCTTCTACCGGTGGTAGTCACTGCATCAAAAGATAG GGTACCAAACATCAAGTTCAATGTGGCTAAGGTGTTGCAGTCAATTATTCCGATAGTTGATCAGTCG GTGGTGGAGAAAACTATTCGTCCTTGTTTGGTTGAGCTTAGCGAGGATCCCGACGTTGATGTAAGGTCCTTTGCTAGCCAAGCCCTTCAGTCAAGTGAGCAGGTCATGATGACTAGCTAG
- the LOC126625833 gene encoding coatomer subunit alpha-1-like → MLTKFETKSNRVKGLSFHPKRPWILASLHSGVIQLWDYRMGTLIDRFDEHDGPVRGVHFHKSQPLFVSGGDDYKIKVWNYKMHRCLFTLLGHLDYIRTVQFHHEYPWIVSASDDQTIRIWNWQSRTCISVLTGHNHYVMCASFHPKEDLVVSASLDQTVRVWDIGSLKKKTVSPADDILRLSQMNTDLFGGVDTVVKYVLEGHDRGVNWASFHPNLPLIVSGADDRQVKLWRMNDTKAWEVDTLRGHMNNVSCVMFHAKQDIIVSNSEDKSIRVWDVTKRTGIQTFRREHDRFWILSSHPEMNLLAAGHDSGMIVFKLERERPAFAVSGSSLFYVKDRFLRYYEFSTQRDTQVIPIRRAGSTTLNQSPRTLSYSPTENAVLISSDLDGGSYELYLIPKDSISRGDSLQDAKRGVGGSAVFIARNRFAVLDKINNQVLIKNMANEAGKKIPLPFAADAIFYAGSNNLLCRVEDKVVIFDLQQKIILGELQTPFIKYVVWSNDMESVALLSKHAIIIANKKLVHQCTLHETIRVKSGGWDDNGVFIYTTLNHIKYCLPNGDSGIIRTLDVPIYITKVSGNTIFCLDRDGKNRAIVIDATEYIFKLSLLKKRYDHVMSMIRNSQLCGQAMIAYLQQKGFPEVALHFVKDERTRFNLALESGNIQIAVASATAIDEKDYWYRLGVEALRQGNAGIVEYAYQKTKNFERLSFLYLITGNMEKLSKMLKIAEVKNDVMGQFHNALYLGNVKERIKILENVGHLPLAYITASVHGLHDVAERLLAELGENVPTLPQGKVPTLLMPPTPIMCGGDWPLLRVMRGIFEGGLDNVGRGAADEEDEAVDGDWGEELDMVDVDGLQNGDGTAGLEDEEMGEGHEEEEGWDLEDLELPPEADTPRASVNASSFVAPTTGMPVSQIWTQRSSLAAEHAAAGNFDTAMRLLKRQLGFKNFALLKPMFLDLHTGSHSYLPAFSSAPVISLAVERGWNVSATPNVRGPPALVFNFSQLEEKLKAGYKATTNGKLADALKIFLSILHTIPLIVVDSRREVDEVKELIIIVKEYVLGLQIELKRREMKDDPKREQELAAYFTHCNLQTPHLRLALNSALTVCYKAGNIATAANFARRLLETNPTNESLAKKARQVLQAAERNMTDKSQLNYDFRNPFVICGATYVPIYRGQRDVSCPYCSSRFVATQEGQLCTVCDLAVVGADASGLLCSPSQVR, encoded by the exons ATGTTGACCAAGTTTGAAACGAAGAGTAACAGAGTGAAGGGACTGAGCTTCCACCCTAAGAGGCCGTGGATCCTCGCGAGTCTTCACAGTGGTGTGATCCAGCTATGGGACTACCGCATGGGGACGCTCATTGATCGATTCGACGAGCACGATGGGCCTGTTCGCGGCGTCCACTTTCACAAATCTCAGCCCCTCTTTGTCTCTGGAG GGGATGATTATAAGATTAAAGTTTGGAACTATAAGATGCATAGGTGTCTTTTTACTCTTCTCGGGCACCTTGATTATATCCGTACCGTGCAGTTTCACCACGAGTACCCGTGGATTGTCAGTGCCAGTGATGACCAGACTATTCGTATATGGAATTGGCAGTCACGTACTTGTATTTCAGTGTTGACAGGGCACAATCATTATGTCATGTGTGCCTCATTCCATCCTAAAGAAGACCTTGTTGTATCTGCCTCTCTAGATCAGACTGTCCGAGTTTGGGATATTGGTTCCCTGAAAAAGAAGACCGTATCACCGGCAGATGACATTCTGCGACTAAGTCAGATGAACACAGATCTTTTTGGCGGTGTTGATACTGTTGTTAAGTATGTCTTGGAAGGGCATGATCGTGGTGTCAATTGGGCTTCATTCCACCCCAACCTGCCTCTGATTGTCTCAGGAGCAGATGATCGCCAAGTTAAATTGTGGCGAATGAATG ATACAAAGGCTTGGGAAGTGGATACATTGAGAGGGCACATGAATAATGTTTCATGTGTCATGTTTCATGCCAAACAGGACATAATTGTATCTAACTCGGAGGACAAAAGTATACGTGTCTGGGATGTAACGAAGCGGACTGGAATTCAAACTTTCCGAAGAGAGCATGACCGTTTTTGGATTCTTTCATCTCACCCTGAAATGAATCTGTTGGCAGCTGGTCATGACAGTGGCATGATTGTATTTAAGCTAGAGAGGGAACGACCAGCCTTTGCAGTGAGTGGTAGTTCTCTGTTCTACGTTAAAGATCGCTTTTTGCGGTACTATGAGTTTTCAACCCAAAGAGACACACAAGTTATTCCAATTCGACGCGCTGGTTCCACCACTTTAAATCAAAGTCCAAGGACTCTTTCTTACAGTCCTACAGAAAATGCAGTGCTTATTTCCTCAGACTTGGATGGGGGATCTTACGAATTGTATTTGATACCCAAAGACAGCATTAGTAGGGGTGATAGTCTGCAAGATGCAAAGAGAGGTGTTGGAGGTTCAGCTGTGTTTATTGCACGGAATAGGTTCGCTGTGCTTGACAAAATCAACAACCAAGTCTTGATTAAGAATATGGCGAATGAGGCTGGTAAAAAGATCCCCCTTCCTTTTGCTGCTGACGCAATATTCTATGCTGGATCAAATAATTTGCTGTGTAGAGTAGAAGACAAAGTGGTTATATTTGATCTCCAGCAGAAGATTATACTTGGTGAACTTCAAACCCCCTTCATCAAGTATGTTGTTTGGTCCAATGACATGGAAAGTGTTGCCTTGCTCAGCAAACATGCCATTATCATTGCCAACAAGAAGCTTGTGCATCAGTGCACTCTTCATGAGACAATCCGTGTAAAGAGTGGTGGATGGGATGACAATGGTGTTTTCATTTATACGACTCTAAATCACATAAAATATTGCCTTCCTAATGGAGACAGTGGAATAATCAGAACCCTAGATGTTCCTATTTACATTACGAAGGTTTCTGGAAATACTATCTTCTGCTTGGATAGGGATGGGAAAAACAGGGCCATAGTTATTGATGCTACGGAATACATTTTCAAGTTATCTCTATTGAAGAAGAGATATGACCATGTAATGAGCATGATAAGGAACTCACAGCTATGTGGGCAGGCAATGATTGCATATCTGCAACAGAAGGGGTTTCCTGAAGTTGCACTCCATTTTGTGAAAGATGAAAGAACCAGATTCAACCTGGCTCTGGAGAGTGGGAATATTCAAATTGCAGTTGCATCTGCTACAGCAATTGATGAAAAAGACTACTGGTATAGGTTGGGGGTGGAGGCTCTTCGCCAAGGCAATGCGGGTATTGTGGAGTATGCCTACCAGAAGACTAAAAATTTTGAGAGGCTATCTTTCCTTTATCTAATTACCGGTAAtatggaaaaactgtccaagatGCTGAAAATTGCTGAGGTTAAGAATGATGTCATGGGACAGTTCCACAATGCACTGTATCTAGGCAATGTCAAGGAGCGTATTAAGATCTTGGAGAATGTTGGCCACTTGCCACTTGCTTACATCACAGCTTCAGTTCACGGCCTACATGATGTTGCTGAAAGGCTATTGGCAGAGTTGGGAGAAAATGTTCCGACTTTGCCGCAGGGGAAAGTGCCCACTCTTTTAATGCCCCCTACCCCAATTATGTGTGGCGGTGATTGGCCTCTTCTTAGAGTCATGAGAGGTATTTTTGAAGGTGGATTGGATAATGTTGGCAGGGGAGCTGCGGATGAAGAGGATGAGGCTGTTGATGGTGATTGGGGTGAGGAGCTGGACATGGTTGACGTTGATGGCTTGCAAAATGGAGATGGCACCGCAGGATTAGAAGATGAGGAAATGGGTGAAGGACATGAGGAAGAGGAAGGATGGGACCTTGAAGATTTGGAGCTTCCCCCTGAAGCTGACACACCAAGGGCTTCTGTAAATGCTAGTTCATTTGTTGCTCCAACTACTGGCATGCCTGTAAGCCAGATTTGGACCCAGAGGTCATCTCTTGCCGCTGAACATGCAGCAGCTGGCAATTTTGACACTGCTATGCGTTTACTGAAAAGGCAACTTGGATTCAAAAACTTTGCTCTTTTAAAACCAATGTTTCTTGATCTTCACACTGGCAGCCACAGCTATCTTCCTGCATTTTCATCTGCACCGGTGATATCTCTAGCGGTTGAGCGGGGGTGGAATGTATCTGCTACCCCAAATGTGAGAGGTCCACCTGCACTCGTGTTCAATTTTTCCCAGTTGGAAGAGAAACTGAAAGCTGGTTACAAGGCTACCACAAATGGGAAGCTCGCCGACGCTCTGAAGATCTTTCTGAGCATTCTTCACACAATTCCTCTGATTGTTGTTGATTCTAGGAGGGAAGTCGATGAAGTCAAGGAGTTAATTATAATAGTCAAAGAGTATGTGCTGGGATTACAAATCGAGCTGAAGAGAAGGGAAATGAAAGATGATCCAAAACGGGAGCAGGAGCTTGCAGCTTATTTCACGCACTGCAATCTTCAAACACCTCACTTACGGCTTGCCTTGAATAGTGCACTGACTGTTTGCTATAAGGCCGGGAACATTGCTACTGCAGCTAACTTTGCCAGGCGGCTGTTGGAAACCAACCCCACCAATGAGAGTCTAGCAAAGAAAGCCCGGCAAGTGCTGCAGGCTGCAGAAAGGAATATGACTGATAAATCTCAACTGAACTATGATTTCAGAAACCCATTTGTGATTTGTGGGGCAACATATGTACCAATTTACCGAGGACAGAGGGATGTCTCTTGCCCATATTGTAGCTCACGGTTTGTGGCAACTCAAGAAGGGCAGCTCTGTACTGTTTGTGATCTTGCAGTGGTTGGGGCAGATGCTTCTGGGTTGCTATGTTCTCCTTCTCAGGTTCGATAA
- the LOC126625982 gene encoding aluminum-activated malate transporter 9-like: MAAKLGSFKYTFQEKRERLLSVQKGYSYSELGGFPNIEEQDPSSGSTRYCTFRSVSDRIVGWCRTVQHVSKRAVKMGQSDPRKIIFAAKMGLALMIISLLIFLKEPFKQLSRYSVWAILTVVVVFEFSIGATLSKGFNRGLGTLSAGGLALVVANLCELAGEWEEIVIFASIFIVGFLATYAKLYPTMKPYEYGFRVFLLTFCFIMVSGYRTREFLHTAVSRFFLIALGAGVGLGVNICIFPIWAGEDLHNLVVKNFLGVAKSLEGVVNSYLNCVEYERVPSKILTYQASDDPLYSGYRSAVESRSQEDTLMGFAIWEPPHGRYRMLRYPWKNYAKVGGALRHCAFMVMALHGCILSEIQAPAERRQVFRKELQRVGYEGAKVLRELGNKLKTMEKIGPIDILNEVHEAAEDLQKKVDQKSYLLVNSEGWEIGSRPKELGEPQDLLNVDDEENYFREYKSLSEAVLDLSSFPAPQSWDSQMPAKPNGPGSVPTEVNHSNLPTGVSSGSMFMKQISWPAGLKFKAEEPPVAEESKTYENASQLSLATFTSLLIEFVARLQNLVDSFEELSEKAHFKEPAEPPEILQPPRSHRFWTRLLNCLKS; the protein is encoded by the exons ATGGCAGCAAAATTGGGTTCCTTCAAGTACACTTTCCAGGAGAAGAGAGAGCGGTTGCTCTCCGTCCAGAAGGGCTACTCCTACTCCGAGCTGGGTGGCTTCCCCAACATCGAGGAGCAAGACCCTTCGTCGGGGTCTACCCGCTACTGCACTTTCCGATCAGTCTCCGACCGAATTGTCGGCTGGTGCCGAACCGTGCAACATGTCTCGAAACGGGCCGTTAAGATGGGTCAGTCCGATCCGAGAAAGATCATCTTCGCCGCGAAGATGGGTCTGGCGCTGATGATCATCTCGCTGCTCATCTTCCTCAAAGAGCCGTTCAAGCAGCTGAGCCGCTACTCCGTCTGGGCAATTCTTACCGTTGTGGTGGTGTTCGAGTTCAGCATAG GAGCGACTCTGAGCAAAGGATTTAACCGCGGGTTGGGGACCCTTTCGGCTGGAGGCCTGGCTTTGGTTGTGGCAAACTTATGTGAGCTAGCTGGAGAGTGGGAAGAAATCGTTATTTTCGCTAGCATCTTTATCGTAG GATTTCTTGCAACTTATGCGAAGCTATACCCGACAATGAAGCCTTATGAATATGGGTTTCGGGTGTTCTTGTTGACATTTTGTTTCATCATGGTATCTGGGTATCGAACGAGGGAATTTCTTCATACAGCTGTGTCTCGATTCTTTCTCATTGCACTGGGTGCTGGTGTTGGTTTGGGAGTAAATATATGCATTTTTCCCATCTGGGCTGGTGAGGATCTGCACAACTTGGTGGTAAAAAATTTCCTGGGTGTTGCAAAATCACTGGAAG GTGTTGTTAACAGTTACCTTAATTGCGTTGAATATGAGAGGGTCCCTTCCAAGATTCTTACCTATCAAGCTTCAGATGATCCACTCTATAGTGGCTACAGATCTGCTGTGGAATCTAGAAGCCAAGAGGACACTCTG ATGGGATTTGCTATCTGGGAGCCACCACATGGTCGATACAGAATGCTTAGATATCCATGGAAGAACTATGCAAAAGTGGGTGGTGCACTGAGGCATTGTGCATTTATGGTCATGGCATTGCACGGATGTATACTTTCTGAAATACAG GCTCCTGCTGAGCGAAGACAAGTATTTCGTAAGGAACTTCAAAGGGTAGGTTATGAAGGTGCCAAAGTCTTACGTGAACTTGGAAACAAACTGAAAACAATGGAGAAAATAGGTCCCATAGATATACTCAATGAAGTGCACGAGGCTGCAGAAGACTTACAAAAGAAAGTTGACCAGAAGTCGTACCTGCTTGTTAATTCAGAAGGCTGGGAGATTGGAAGTCGACCAAAGGAGCTGGGAGAACCTCAGGACTTACTGAACGTGGATGATGAAGAAAATTATTTCCGGGAATACAAATCCCTTAGTGAAGCTGTACTTGATCTCAGTTCTTTTCCTGCGCCTCAAAGTTGGGATAGCCAGATGCCCGCGAAGCCAAATGGCCCAGGCTCTGTACCAACTGAAGTCAACCACTCGAACTTGCCCACAGGTGTTTCGTCAGGAAGCATGTTCATGAAACAGATATCGTGGCCTGCAGGACTTAAATTTAAGGCTGAGGAACCGCCAGTGGCGGAGGAATCCAAAACCTATGAAAATGCTAGTCAGTTGTCGTTAGCCACATTTACATCCCTGTTGATAGAGTTTGTCGCAAGGCTTCAAAATCtcgtagactcatttgaagaactAAGTGAGAAAGCACATTTCAAGGAACCTGCCGAACCACCAGAAATATTACAGCCACCTCGCAGTCACAGGTTTTGGACCCGGTTGCTCAACTGTCTGAAATCCTGA
- the LOC126625393 gene encoding cytochrome P450 CYP736A12-like isoform X2: MIPSEIAILILVFLTFMWSLLCILINAFSRQSRKLPPGPTALPIIGNLHMLGDLPHRSLQNLAKKYGPIMSMRLGFIPTIVVSSPKTAELFLKTHDTIFASRPKLQASEYMAYGTKAMAFTEYGPYWRRIRKLCTLQLLCPSKIEGFAPLRREEVGLLVQSLKVAAEAGEVVDFSEKVGELVEGITYRMVLGRKNDDMFDLKGIIEEALFLTGAFNISDYVPFLSPLDLQGLTKRMKRVSKTVDQLLEKIIQDHEQVSRSDEVQGNHHKDFVDVLLSSIHQPLNPNDEEVYMLERTNVKAILLDMIAGAFDTSATTIVWTLAELLRHPKVMKRLQEELQSVIGMDRMVEESDLPKLDYLSMVVKESLRLHPVAPLLVPHQSMEDITVDGYHIPKKSRVFINIWTIGRDPSVWSDNVEEFYPERFMNNNVDLRGHDFQLIPFGSGRRGCPAMQLGLTTVRLVLGNLLHCFNWELPSGMLPKDLDMTEKFGLSLSKAKHLLAMPTCRLYNRS; the protein is encoded by the exons ATGATTCCTTCAGAAATAGCCATCCTAATCCTTGTATTCCTTACCTTCATGTGGTCTCTCCTCTGCATCCTAATCAATGCCTTCTCAAG GCAAAGCCGAAAACTTCCTCCTGGCCCTACGGCACTGCCAATCATTGGCAATCTTCATATGCTAGGCGACCTCCCACACCGTAGCCTCCAAAACCTAGCAAAAAAATATGGACCTATAATGTCCATGCGTCTAGGGTTCATACCAACCATAGTGGTCTCATCTCCCAAAACAGCAGAGCTATTCCTCAAAACCCACGACACCATTTTCGCTAGCCGCCCCAAACTCCAAGCCTCCGAGTACATGGCCTACGGCACGAAGGCCATGGCCTTTACTGAATATGGCCCATATTGGCGCCGTATTCGGAAACTCTGCACACTTCAACTTCTTTGTCCCTCGAAAATCGAGGGTTTTGCTCCGCTAAGAAGGGAGGAGGTAGGGTTGTTGGTGCAGTCTCTGAAGGTAGCTGCGGAGGCAGGCGAGGTGGTGGATTTTAGTGAGAAGGTCGGTGAGCTTGTTGAGGGAATCACGTATAGGATGGTGTTGGGGAGAAAAAATGATGATATGTTTGATCTCAAGGGGATTATTGAGGAAGCCCTATTCTTGACAGGAGCTTTCAACATTAGTGATTATGTGCCTTTCCTTAGTCCACTTGATCTTCAG GGATTGACCAAGCGCATGAAGAGAGTTAGCAAAACTGTCGACCAACTACTCGAAAAGATAATCCAAGACCATGAACAAGTTTCCAGAAGTGATGAGGTACAAGGCAATCATCATAAGGACTTTGTAGACGTGCTGCTTTCATCAATCCACCAACCATTAAACCCCAACGATGAGGAAGTCTACATGCTCGAGCGAACAAATGTCAAAGCCATTTTACTCGACATGATTGCGGGTGCCTTTGACACCTCAGCCACAACGATTGTCTGGACCCTGGCCGAACTCTTGAGGCACCCGAAAGTAATGAAACGTCTCCAAGAAGAGCTCCAGAGTGTGATCGGGATGGATCGAATGGTGGAAGAAAGTGATTTGCCAAAGCTGGATTACTTGAGCATGGTGGTCAAGGAGAGCTTAAGGTTACACCCAGTTGCCCCATTACTAGTCCCTCATCAATCCATGGAGGACATTACGGTTGATGGATATCACATACCCAAGAAATCAAGAGTCTTTATCAATATTTGGACCATTGGGAGGGATCCAAGTGTATGGTCAGATAATGTGGAAGAATTCTACCCTGAAAGGTTTATGAATAATAACGTTGACCTACGTGGACATGACTTCCAGCTCATACCATTTGGGTCTGGTCGAAGAGGGTGCCCTGCTATGCAATTAGGGTTAACCACAGTTCGTCTTGTTCTGGGAAACTTGTTGCACTGCTTCAACTGGGAGCTCCCTAGTGGAATGCTACCTAAAGACTTGGACATGACTGAGAAATTCGGCTTATCATTGTCGAAAGCCAAACACTTGCTTGCCATGCCGACCTGCCGCCTATACaatagaagttga
- the LOC126625393 gene encoding cytochrome P450 CYP736A12-like isoform X1, with protein MCVSNVPFIDLTHKLYKMSPSEIAILIVVFLTFLWSLIRLINTSSRQSRKLPPGPTALPIIGNLHMLGDLPHRSLQNLAKKYGPIMSMRLGFIPTIVVSSPKTAELFLKTHDTIFASRPKLQASEYMAYGTKAMAFTEYGPYWRRIRKLCTLQLLCPSKIEGFAPLRREEVGLLVQSLKVAAEAGEVVDFSEKVGELVEGITYRMVLGRKNDDMFDLKGIIEEALFLTGAFNISDYVPFLSPLDLQGLTKRMKRVSKTVDQLLEKIIQDHEQVSRSDEVQGNHHKDFVDVLLSSIHQPLNPNDEEVYMLERTNVKAILLDMIAGAFDTSATTIVWTLAELLRHPKVMKRLQEELQSVIGMDRMVEESDLPKLDYLSMVVKESLRLHPVAPLLVPHQSMEDITVDGYHIPKKSRVFINIWTIGRDPSVWSDNVEEFYPERFMNNNVDLRGHDFQLIPFGSGRRGCPAMQLGLTTVRLVLGNLLHCFNWELPSGMLPKDLDMTEKFGLSLSKAKHLLAMPTCRLYNRS; from the exons atgtgtgtgtctaATGTCCCATTTATCGATCTCACccataaattatataaaatgaGTCCTTCAGAAATAGCCATCCTCATCGTTGTATTCCTCACATTCCTATGGTCTCTCATCCGCCTTATCAATACCTCCTCAAGGCAAAGCCGAAAACTTCCTCCTGGCCCTACGGCACTGCCAATCATTGGCAATCTTCATATGCTAGGCGACCTCCCACACCGTAGCCTCCAAAACCTAGCAAAAAAATATGGACCTATAATGTCCATGCGTCTAGGGTTCATACCAACCATAGTGGTCTCATCTCCCAAAACAGCAGAGCTATTCCTCAAAACCCACGACACCATTTTCGCTAGCCGCCCCAAACTCCAAGCCTCCGAGTACATGGCCTACGGCACGAAGGCCATGGCCTTTACTGAATATGGCCCATATTGGCGCCGTATTCGGAAACTCTGCACACTTCAACTTCTTTGTCCCTCGAAAATCGAGGGTTTTGCTCCGCTAAGAAGGGAGGAGGTAGGGTTGTTGGTGCAGTCTCTGAAGGTAGCTGCGGAGGCAGGCGAGGTGGTGGATTTTAGTGAGAAGGTCGGTGAGCTTGTTGAGGGAATCACGTATAGGATGGTGTTGGGGAGAAAAAATGATGATATGTTTGATCTCAAGGGGATTATTGAGGAAGCCCTATTCTTGACAGGAGCTTTCAACATTAGTGATTATGTGCCTTTCCTTAGTCCACTTGATCTTCAG GGATTGACCAAGCGCATGAAGAGAGTTAGCAAAACTGTCGACCAACTACTCGAAAAGATAATCCAAGACCATGAACAAGTTTCCAGAAGTGATGAGGTACAAGGCAATCATCATAAGGACTTTGTAGACGTGCTGCTTTCATCAATCCACCAACCATTAAACCCCAACGATGAGGAAGTCTACATGCTCGAGCGAACAAATGTCAAAGCCATTTTACTCGACATGATTGCGGGTGCCTTTGACACCTCAGCCACAACGATTGTCTGGACCCTGGCCGAACTCTTGAGGCACCCGAAAGTAATGAAACGTCTCCAAGAAGAGCTCCAGAGTGTGATCGGGATGGATCGAATGGTGGAAGAAAGTGATTTGCCAAAGCTGGATTACTTGAGCATGGTGGTCAAGGAGAGCTTAAGGTTACACCCAGTTGCCCCATTACTAGTCCCTCATCAATCCATGGAGGACATTACGGTTGATGGATATCACATACCCAAGAAATCAAGAGTCTTTATCAATATTTGGACCATTGGGAGGGATCCAAGTGTATGGTCAGATAATGTGGAAGAATTCTACCCTGAAAGGTTTATGAATAATAACGTTGACCTACGTGGACATGACTTCCAGCTCATACCATTTGGGTCTGGTCGAAGAGGGTGCCCTGCTATGCAATTAGGGTTAACCACAGTTCGTCTTGTTCTGGGAAACTTGTTGCACTGCTTCAACTGGGAGCTCCCTAGTGGAATGCTACCTAAAGACTTGGACATGACTGAGAAATTCGGCTTATCATTGTCGAAAGCCAAACACTTGCTTGCCATGCCGACCTGCCGCCTATACaatagaagttga
- the LOC126626962 gene encoding heavy metal-associated isoprenylated plant protein 26-like: MADKFCYMLMRIHMDCNGCYRKVRRAILDIRELETHSIEKKECRVSVCGRFIPQDVAIKIRKKTNRRVEILDIQELMSSNTNDQDHLQDQTPHTPLIISWNNVVSYPNQVETFCTESHHR, encoded by the exons ATGGCAGACAAG TTCTGCTACATGCTGATGAGAATCCATATGGACTGCAATGGTTGTTACAGAAAAGTAAGGAGAGCAATTCTCGATATTCGAG AGTTGGAGACTCATTCCATAGAGAAGAAGGAGTGCAGGGTGAGCGTATGCGGCAGATTTATACCGCAGGACGTAGCGATCAAGATAAGGAAGAAGACAAATCGCAGAGTTGAGATACTCGATATACAAGAGCTTATGAGCAGTAACaccaatgatcaagatcacctTCAAGATCAGACGCCACATACGCCTTTGATCATTTCTTGGAATAATGTCGTCTCGTACCCTAACCAAGTTGAAACTTTTTGTACAGAATCACACCACCGTTAA